A genomic segment from Luteolibacter ambystomatis encodes:
- a CDS encoding excinuclease ABC subunit UvrB has protein sequence MSFKLVSDYEPRGDQGQAIEKLVKSLEAGNKHQTLLGVTGSGKTFTMANVIARLGRPALIMSHNKTLAAQLYSEFKNFFPHNAVEYFVSYFDYYQPEAYIPRTDTYIEKDSSINDEIERLRLSTMGSLLTRRDTIVVASVSCIYGLGSPEDYEGAMLPIWVGQQIRRDELLESLVSMLFERNDIAFGRGKFRVRGDVVEIHPAYLDETAIRVEFFGDEIDRMSSIDTLTGAVIERIDKHTFFPAKQFVTSSDKLKRAVVEIRKELDGRIAEFEKEGKLLEAQRLRMRTEYDLEMMQEMGFCQGIENYSRHLTGREPGARPHTLLDFFPRDFLLLVDESHATIPQVGGMYEGDKSRKTVLVNHGFRLPSALDNRPLRFDEYMHMTDQRLYVTATPGPFEVVNSRPENKGFIPVNEKDSRGNKIIDLKKLRIIPSGSDQPVEAFDATRRGTPLIVEQIIRPTGLLDPVVIMRPLKGQIDETIELCRQRVERGERVLVTTLTKKTAEDLTEYLMGTGLKVRYIHADIDAVERVEILRQLRAAAFDILVGINLLREGLDLPEVSLVCILDADKEGFLRNETSLIQTAGRAARHLNGECVIFCDQVTDSIQKLLDVTEHRRTRQQEHNEEHGITPQSVKRAVQESLQVYSNQREGAEKMASSLVAEDEAAYDKVRVIAELEEEMREAAGRLEFERAAHLRDQIAALKGDGKQPESPKPVNYPKGRRGGRPSSKR, from the coding sequence GTGTCTTTCAAGCTGGTCAGCGACTACGAACCCCGGGGCGACCAGGGGCAGGCGATCGAGAAACTGGTGAAATCCCTGGAAGCGGGGAACAAGCACCAGACGCTGCTCGGCGTGACCGGCTCGGGCAAGACCTTCACCATGGCCAACGTGATCGCGCGGCTCGGCAGGCCCGCGCTGATCATGAGCCACAACAAGACGCTGGCCGCACAGCTCTATTCGGAGTTCAAGAACTTCTTCCCGCACAACGCGGTCGAGTACTTCGTCAGCTACTTCGATTACTACCAGCCCGAGGCCTACATCCCGCGCACCGACACCTACATCGAGAAGGATTCGTCCATCAACGATGAGATCGAGCGGCTGCGGCTTTCGACGATGGGCTCGCTGTTGACTCGCCGCGACACGATCGTGGTCGCCTCGGTGTCCTGCATCTACGGCTTGGGTTCGCCGGAAGACTACGAGGGAGCGATGCTGCCCATCTGGGTGGGCCAGCAGATCCGGCGCGACGAGCTGCTGGAGTCGTTGGTTTCGATGCTCTTCGAACGCAACGACATCGCCTTCGGCCGCGGCAAGTTCCGCGTGCGTGGGGATGTGGTCGAGATCCATCCCGCCTATCTCGATGAAACGGCGATCCGCGTGGAGTTCTTCGGCGATGAGATCGACCGCATGTCATCCATCGACACGCTCACCGGAGCGGTGATCGAGCGCATCGACAAGCATACGTTTTTCCCCGCGAAGCAGTTCGTCACCTCCAGCGACAAGCTGAAGCGCGCGGTGGTGGAGATCCGCAAGGAGCTCGACGGCCGCATCGCGGAGTTCGAGAAGGAGGGCAAGCTGCTCGAGGCCCAGCGCCTGCGCATGCGCACCGAGTACGACTTGGAGATGATGCAGGAAATGGGCTTCTGCCAAGGCATCGAGAACTACTCGCGCCACCTCACCGGCCGCGAACCCGGCGCGCGGCCGCACACGTTGCTCGATTTCTTCCCGCGCGATTTCCTGCTGCTGGTCGATGAAAGCCACGCCACCATCCCGCAGGTAGGCGGCATGTATGAGGGCGACAAGAGCCGCAAGACGGTGCTCGTCAATCACGGCTTCCGACTGCCCAGCGCGCTCGACAACCGGCCGTTGCGCTTCGACGAGTACATGCACATGACCGACCAGCGGCTCTACGTGACCGCCACGCCGGGGCCTTTCGAAGTGGTGAACTCCCGCCCGGAAAACAAAGGCTTCATCCCGGTCAACGAGAAGGACAGCCGTGGCAACAAGATCATCGACCTGAAAAAACTCCGCATCATCCCGAGCGGCAGCGACCAGCCGGTGGAAGCCTTCGATGCCACCAGGCGTGGAACACCCTTGATCGTGGAGCAAATCATCCGCCCCACCGGCCTGCTCGATCCGGTCGTGATCATGCGCCCCCTGAAAGGCCAGATCGATGAGACCATCGAGCTCTGCCGCCAGCGTGTGGAGCGCGGCGAGCGCGTGCTGGTCACCACGCTCACCAAGAAAACCGCCGAGGATCTCACCGAGTATCTCATGGGAACCGGCCTCAAGGTCCGTTACATCCATGCCGACATCGACGCGGTCGAGCGCGTGGAAATCCTGCGCCAGCTCCGCGCCGCCGCCTTCGACATCCTCGTGGGCATCAACCTGCTCCGCGAAGGCCTCGATCTGCCGGAAGTCTCGCTGGTCTGCATTCTCGATGCGGACAAGGAAGGCTTCCTCCGCAACGAAACCAGCCTCATCCAGACCGCCGGTCGCGCCGCCCGCCACTTGAACGGCGAGTGCGTGATCTTCTGCGATCAGGTCACCGACTCGATCCAGAAGCTGCTCGATGTCACCGAACATCGCCGCACCCGCCAGCAGGAGCACAACGAGGAACATGGCATCACGCCGCAGAGCGTGAAACGCGCCGTGCAGGAAAGCCTCCAAGTTTACTCGAACCAGCGCGAAGGTGCGGAAAAAATGGCCTCGTCACTCGTGGCGGAGGACGAAGCCGCCTACGACAAGGTCCGTGTGATCGCCGAACTGGAGGAGGAAATGCGCGAGGCCGCCGGTCGCTTGGAATTCGAACGCGCCGCCCACCTCCGCGACCAGATCGCCGCCCTCAAGGGAGATGGCAAGCAGCCCGAATCCCCGAAGCCGGTGAACTACCCGAAGGGAAGACGTGGCGGACGACCGTCCTCGAAACGATGA
- a CDS encoding DUF6157 family protein gives MSYTNTFVRIAADCPESHAIEPPARGKTVPVHTIQLGLLRDAPYHYTHEALVVESELRRDPEEKETRAEIVKRVRSKPIPCLRCSSLAKRYGWGFHFDEGGKIAVVPAGSAEYRAFEKRKDLQQVHAMRNKKA, from the coding sequence ATGAGCTACACGAACACCTTCGTTCGCATCGCCGCGGATTGTCCGGAAAGCCACGCCATCGAGCCGCCCGCGCGAGGCAAAACCGTGCCGGTGCATACCATCCAGCTCGGTCTGCTGAGGGATGCGCCCTATCATTACACCCACGAGGCTCTGGTGGTGGAAAGCGAGCTGCGCCGTGATCCGGAGGAAAAGGAAACCCGCGCGGAAATCGTGAAGCGCGTGCGTTCCAAGCCGATCCCCTGCCTTCGCTGTTCCTCCCTCGCAAAGCGCTACGGATGGGGCTTCCATTTTGATGAGGGAGGAAAGATCGCCGTGGTGCCTGCTGGATCAGCGGAATACCGTGCCTTCGAAAAACGCAAGGACCTCCAACAGGTCCACGCCATGCGGAACAAAAAGGCCTGA
- a CDS encoding 3-keto-disaccharide hydrolase: MKTLTALLFVSPIAIAEPVSLFNGKDLTGWHADVPAADKDPKIAPSFIVRDGMLVSLGKPGGHLITDKEYSNYKLEVQYRFAAKPGNCGVLVHASKPRVLYNMFPQSIEVQMMSGDAGDFWCIGENIEVPDMEKRRPKKDGQAYGGGANDARRILNLTDGSEKPVGEWNTMVIECKGDTVKVSVNGTVVNDGSKCTATKGQIALQAEGSEVEFRKLEITQQ, encoded by the coding sequence ATGAAAACCCTGACCGCTCTGTTGTTCGTTTCACCGATCGCAATCGCCGAACCCGTTTCCCTCTTCAATGGCAAGGATCTCACCGGCTGGCATGCCGACGTGCCAGCTGCGGACAAGGATCCGAAAATCGCCCCGAGCTTCATCGTCCGCGATGGCATGCTCGTTTCCCTGGGCAAGCCTGGTGGCCATCTCATCACGGACAAGGAGTACTCCAACTACAAGCTAGAAGTGCAATACCGCTTCGCCGCGAAGCCGGGGAACTGCGGCGTGCTCGTCCATGCTTCGAAGCCGCGCGTGCTCTACAACATGTTCCCGCAGTCCATCGAGGTGCAGATGATGTCCGGGGATGCCGGGGATTTCTGGTGCATCGGGGAAAACATCGAGGTGCCGGACATGGAGAAGCGCCGTCCGAAAAAAGACGGCCAGGCCTATGGCGGCGGAGCGAACGATGCCCGCCGCATCCTCAATCTCACCGATGGCTCGGAGAAGCCGGTGGGCGAGTGGAACACCATGGTCATCGAGTGCAAGGGAGACACCGTGAAGGTCTCGGTCAATGGCACGGTGGTGAACGACGGTTCGAAGTGCACCGCCACCAAGGGCCAGATCGCCTTGCAGGCGGAGGGTTCGGAGGTGGAATTCCGCAAGCTGGAGATCACCCAGCAATAG
- a CDS encoding DUF2007 domain-containing protein has translation MPLWQMVPEGRYSPLADDPDLWKSGSGMIELFRVRDFTVVGFYQSLLEAEGIQTFVRNENLSSTEVSIPTFCPALCILNEEDHPRALEILQAYASPDASAPVGEDWACKACGEQNPGNFDLCWSCETPRGGILEEPPL, from the coding sequence ATGCCGCTATGGCAAATGGTCCCGGAGGGCCGATATTCCCCGCTGGCGGACGATCCCGATCTGTGGAAGAGTGGGAGCGGCATGATCGAACTATTCCGGGTCAGGGATTTCACGGTGGTCGGATTTTACCAGAGCCTCTTGGAAGCGGAAGGAATTCAAACCTTTGTCCGCAACGAGAACCTCTCTTCCACCGAGGTTTCCATCCCCACGTTCTGCCCCGCGTTGTGCATCCTGAACGAGGAGGATCATCCTCGTGCCCTTGAGATCCTCCAGGCCTATGCCTCGCCCGATGCCTCAGCCCCGGTAGGGGAGGACTGGGCCTGCAAGGCCTGCGGCGAACAGAATCCCGGAAATTTCGATCTGTGCTGGTCCTGTGAAACCCCGCGTGGCGGAATCCTGGAAGAACCTCCCCTCTAA
- a CDS encoding HIT family protein yields the protein MAFTLHPRLAAGSFDLGRLGICRLLLKNNAIFPWFLLVPEVEDGIEDLHQLSPEQHAEVTAAIRTVSQFMSDHFQPRKLNVACIGNQVHQMHIHLIARNEDDPAWPGTVWDYFGKREYEDAEVEEIRKAVAAGLGLS from the coding sequence ATGGCCTTCACCCTGCATCCCCGCCTCGCCGCCGGCTCCTTTGATCTCGGACGCCTCGGTATCTGCCGCCTGCTCCTCAAAAACAACGCGATCTTTCCCTGGTTCCTGCTGGTGCCGGAGGTCGAGGACGGCATTGAGGACCTGCACCAACTCTCTCCGGAGCAACATGCCGAGGTTACCGCGGCCATCCGCACGGTGTCCCAGTTCATGTCGGACCATTTCCAACCGAGGAAGCTCAACGTCGCCTGCATCGGCAACCAGGTCCACCAGATGCACATCCACCTCATCGCCCGCAATGAGGATGATCCGGCCTGGCCGGGGACGGTGTGGGACTATTTCGGCAAGCGCGAGTATGAGGATGCCGAGGTGGAGGAGATCCGGAAGGCCGTGGCGGCAGGGTTGGGATTGAGCTAG
- a CDS encoding VOC family protein: MNRLTVVTLGVADLETSARFYSAIFDTPPNRDHEDVVFFPLPGCWISLYPLEKLAEDISEETPRTRSGFSGITLAHNARSQEEVVAILDRARTAGARVDKEPQDTFWGGFSGYFRDPNGYHWEIVWGPMFEFTADGALKFKE, translated from the coding sequence ATGAACCGACTCACCGTGGTCACGCTCGGCGTGGCAGACCTCGAAACTTCCGCCCGCTTTTACAGCGCGATCTTCGATACTCCGCCGAACCGCGATCACGAGGATGTGGTGTTCTTCCCGCTGCCCGGTTGTTGGATCTCGCTCTATCCGCTGGAAAAGCTGGCCGAGGATATCTCGGAGGAAACGCCACGCACCCGTTCCGGCTTCAGCGGCATCACCCTGGCCCACAATGCCCGCAGCCAGGAGGAAGTGGTCGCCATCCTCGACCGCGCCCGCACTGCCGGAGCGAGAGTGGACAAAGAACCGCAGGACACCTTCTGGGGCGGTTTCAGCGGCTACTTCCGCGACCCGAATGGCTACCACTGGGAAATCGTGTGGGGGCCGATGTTCGAGTTCACCGCGGATGGCGCGCTGAAGTTCAAGGAGTGA
- a CDS encoding ABC transporter ATP-binding protein yields MNALAPSPLSTGVVFQAKKLRKVYHTGELDVVALHGVDMELNAGELVCLLGASGSGKSTLLNILGGLDIPTSGELLYKGWPLDGSDENTLTLFRRNCVGFVFQFYNLIPSLTARENVALITSISRNPMTPEEALEMVGLGKRMDHFPSQLSGGEQQRVAIARAIAKRPEVLLCDEPTGALDVTTGITVLEAVERINRELGTLTVVITHNAAMADMADRVLHLSDGRIVDSHRNETRMPAAQLKW; encoded by the coding sequence ATGAATGCCCTCGCGCCCTCTCCGCTCTCCACGGGTGTCGTGTTCCAGGCGAAGAAATTGCGGAAGGTGTATCACACCGGCGAGCTGGATGTCGTCGCGCTGCATGGCGTGGACATGGAACTGAATGCGGGTGAACTGGTCTGCTTGCTCGGTGCGTCCGGCAGCGGCAAGTCGACCTTGCTGAACATCCTTGGCGGCTTGGATATTCCCACCTCCGGTGAATTGCTTTACAAGGGCTGGCCGTTGGATGGCTCGGATGAAAACACGTTGACCCTCTTCCGCCGGAACTGCGTGGGCTTCGTCTTCCAGTTCTACAACCTCATCCCCAGCCTCACTGCCCGCGAGAATGTGGCGCTCATCACCAGCATCTCGCGGAATCCGATGACGCCGGAGGAGGCGCTGGAAATGGTCGGTCTCGGCAAACGCATGGATCATTTCCCGTCCCAGCTTTCCGGCGGGGAGCAGCAGCGCGTCGCCATCGCCCGCGCCATCGCGAAGCGTCCGGAAGTTCTCCTGTGCGACGAACCCACCGGTGCGCTCGATGTGACCACCGGCATCACCGTGCTGGAGGCCGTGGAGCGCATCAACCGCGAGCTCGGCACGCTCACCGTGGTCATCACCCACAATGCGGCGATGGCGGACATGGCCGATCGAGTCCTGCATCTTTCCGATGGCAGGATTGTCGATTCCCATCGCAACGAAACCCGCATGCCCGCGGCGCAACTGAAATGGTGA
- a CDS encoding tetratricopeptide repeat protein: MTPETAATCQRALGFLELGMAEDAWNEMSELPAAHDEHSPVRQLRVEILGRMGRWGDAAALCLPMLEKEPSEIFWWIQGAYAQRRAHSIEAADAILRGALAHHPPEGIVLYNLACYACVQGRMDEAKDFLNRTIHADPENVIAMALKDEDLVALRPWVLQREAELRASSFEYLPPKP; the protein is encoded by the coding sequence GTGACACCCGAAACCGCCGCCACCTGCCAACGCGCTCTGGGCTTCCTCGAACTCGGCATGGCCGAGGACGCTTGGAACGAGATGTCCGAGCTCCCTGCCGCTCATGATGAGCACTCGCCGGTACGGCAGCTCCGCGTGGAGATCCTCGGCCGGATGGGACGGTGGGGCGATGCGGCCGCACTGTGCCTGCCGATGTTGGAAAAAGAGCCCAGCGAGATCTTCTGGTGGATCCAGGGAGCGTATGCGCAACGCCGCGCCCATTCGATCGAGGCCGCGGACGCCATCCTTCGTGGCGCGCTGGCCCATCACCCGCCGGAGGGCATCGTGCTCTACAATCTCGCGTGCTATGCCTGCGTGCAGGGCCGGATGGATGAGGCGAAGGATTTTCTCAACCGCACGATCCATGCCGATCCGGAAAACGTGATCGCCATGGCGCTGAAGGATGAGGATCTGGTCGCGCTACGGCCCTGGGTGCTCCAACGGGAAGCGGAGTTGCGGGCATCCAGTTTCGAGTATCTGCCGCCGAAGCCATGA